In a genomic window of Streptomyces sp. NBC_01231:
- a CDS encoding sodium:solute symporter family protein has protein sequence MQTPTRQAIDLAADLRLPTNWLDYTILGIYFVVVLGIGFAARSSVKTSLDFFLSGRSLPAWVTGLAFVAANLGATEILGMAANSAQYGVYTTHWYWIGAIPAMVFLGLVMMPFYYGSKVRSVPEFLLLRFDKAAHLLSSILFAFAAILIAGVNLYALAIIVEALLGWPQWVAIVVAGFFVLAYITLGGLSSAIYNEVLQFFVILAALIPITVLGLKKVGGWDGLSDSLTRTHGADFMTSWGGTGIGDPNPLGANWLTIVLGLGFVLSFGYWTTNFAEVQRALSAKNLSAAQRTPLIAAFPKIFIVFLVMIPGLVAAVLVPKIGTPGSDLQYNDAIPYLMEQLLPNGVLGIAVTGLLAAFMAGMAANISSFNTVFTTDIWQKYVVKDRQDEYYVRFGRLITAIGVLASIGTAFLASSFSNIMSYLQTLFSFFNVPMFVVFIIGMFWKRASMKSGFWGLLAGTTAAMVNYFVLYKRDIIDIPSDQGANFVSAIAGFVAGAVVMIAVSLVTSPKPTEELEGLVYGTRSPGMSEPPAAGDDAWYRKPALLGWGAVILAAACYIPFSF, from the coding sequence ATGCAAACCCCCACCCGCCAGGCGATAGACCTGGCAGCCGACCTGCGGCTCCCCACGAACTGGCTCGACTACACGATCCTCGGCATCTACTTCGTCGTCGTCCTGGGCATCGGGTTCGCCGCCCGCAGCTCCGTGAAGACCAGCCTCGACTTCTTCCTCTCGGGCCGCTCCCTGCCCGCCTGGGTCACCGGTCTCGCGTTCGTCGCCGCCAACCTGGGCGCCACCGAGATCCTCGGCATGGCCGCCAACAGCGCGCAGTACGGCGTCTACACCACGCACTGGTACTGGATCGGCGCCATCCCGGCCATGGTCTTCCTCGGCCTGGTGATGATGCCGTTCTACTACGGCAGCAAGGTCCGCTCGGTCCCCGAGTTCCTCCTCCTGCGCTTCGACAAGGCAGCCCACCTGCTCAGTTCGATCTTGTTCGCCTTCGCCGCCATCCTGATCGCCGGCGTCAACCTCTACGCCCTCGCGATCATCGTCGAGGCGCTGCTCGGCTGGCCGCAGTGGGTGGCGATCGTGGTCGCCGGCTTCTTCGTGCTCGCCTACATCACCCTCGGCGGTCTCTCCTCGGCGATCTACAACGAGGTACTCCAGTTCTTCGTGATCCTGGCGGCCCTCATCCCGATCACCGTCCTCGGCCTGAAGAAGGTCGGCGGCTGGGACGGGCTGTCCGACTCTCTCACCAGGACACACGGCGCCGACTTCATGACCTCCTGGGGCGGCACGGGCATCGGCGACCCGAACCCGCTCGGCGCGAACTGGCTGACGATCGTGCTCGGTCTCGGCTTCGTCCTGTCCTTCGGCTACTGGACGACCAACTTCGCCGAGGTCCAGCGAGCCCTGTCGGCGAAGAACCTGTCGGCGGCCCAGCGAACGCCCCTCATCGCCGCGTTCCCCAAGATCTTCATCGTCTTCCTGGTGATGATCCCGGGCCTGGTGGCGGCGGTCCTGGTCCCGAAGATCGGCACACCCGGCTCGGACCTCCAGTACAACGACGCGATCCCGTACCTGATGGAACAGTTGCTGCCCAACGGCGTCCTCGGCATCGCGGTGACCGGTCTGCTGGCCGCGTTCATGGCGGGCATGGCGGCCAACATCTCGTCCTTCAACACGGTCTTCACCACCGACATCTGGCAGAAGTACGTGGTCAAGGACCGCCAGGACGAGTACTACGTACGCTTCGGCCGCCTCATCACGGCGATCGGTGTTCTCGCCTCGATCGGCACGGCGTTCCTGGCCTCCTCGTTCTCGAACATCATGAGCTACCTCCAGACGCTGTTCTCCTTCTTCAACGTCCCGATGTTCGTCGTCTTCATCATCGGGATGTTCTGGAAGCGCGCGTCGATGAAGTCCGGCTTCTGGGGTCTGCTCGCGGGCACCACGGCAGCGATGGTCAACTACTTCGTCCTCTACAAGCGGGACATCATCGACATCCCCTCCGACCAGGGCGCCAACTTCGTGTCGGCGATCGCCGGCTTCGTGGCCGGCGCGGTGGTGATGATCGCCGTATCCCTCGTCACGTCCCCCAAGCCGACCGAGGAACTCGAGGGCCTGGTCTACGGCACCCGTTCCCCCGGCATGTCCGAGCCACCCGCCGCCGGCGACGACGCCTGGTACCGCAAGCCCGCCCTGTTGGGCTGGGGCGCGGTGATCCTGGCGGCCGCCTGCTACATCCCGTTCTCGTTCTGA